The following proteins come from a genomic window of Pyxidicoccus sp. MSG2:
- a CDS encoding Bax inhibitor-1/YccA family protein: MAWETSGWQTAEHAPVDTVLVQESQRAFMTRVHGWMFGGLMVTAIMALVTVSNEPLLRAVINFRMPLLLVQFGVVLGLSFLAPRLSGAVAALMFLGYSALTGMTLSIFFLIYTAGSIAQAFFLTAGVYGAMAIYGTVTKKNLSSWGTFLFMGLVGIILASLVNFIMRSDAMSFVVACASVVVFAGLTAYDTQKLRELHAGTGYSSAATVSIVGALTLYLDFINLFIALMRLLGKRR; the protein is encoded by the coding sequence ATGGCCTGGGAAACCTCCGGTTGGCAGACGGCTGAACACGCGCCGGTCGACACCGTGCTGGTGCAGGAGTCGCAGCGCGCCTTCATGACGCGCGTGCACGGTTGGATGTTCGGTGGGCTGATGGTGACCGCCATCATGGCCCTGGTGACGGTCAGCAACGAGCCGCTGCTGCGCGCGGTCATCAACTTCCGCATGCCCCTGCTGCTGGTGCAGTTCGGCGTGGTGCTCGGGCTGTCCTTCCTGGCCCCCCGCCTGTCGGGGGCGGTCGCCGCGTTGATGTTCCTCGGCTACTCGGCGCTCACGGGGATGACGCTGTCCATCTTCTTCCTCATCTACACCGCGGGCAGCATCGCCCAGGCGTTCTTCCTGACGGCGGGCGTCTACGGCGCCATGGCCATCTACGGCACCGTCACCAAGAAGAACCTGAGCTCGTGGGGCACGTTCCTCTTCATGGGCCTGGTGGGCATCATCCTGGCCAGCCTCGTCAACTTCATCATGCGCAGCGACGCGATGTCCTTCGTGGTGGCGTGCGCGTCCGTCGTCGTCTTCGCGGGCCTGACTGCGTACGACACCCAGAAGCTGAGGGAGCTGCACGCCGGCACGGGCTACAGCAGCGCCGCCACGGTGAGCATCGTCGGCGCGCTGACGCTCTACCTGGACTTCATCAACCTGTTCATCGCCCTCATGCGGCTGCTCGGCAAGCGCCGGTAG
- a CDS encoding lytic polysaccharide monooxygenase, giving the protein MFPAIRKSLASLLVVSSVLSASPALAHGSMEVPLSRVYSCFKEGPETPKSAACKAAIQAGGTQALYDWNGVRQGNANDRHREIIPDGKLCSAANESHKGLDLARADWPSTLIAPDASGRFEFVFHATAVHATGYFRLYVTREGYNPALPLKWSDLEANPFCTVTNVSAQNNRYRLSCPFPQGKTGSHVVYGIWQRSDSPEAFYACTDVRFSDTPPPPVSWKELGQLQAREDLPSGSKVTFRLFDAAGGDVESHVLALDGAASTAASWMYRLAQRVNTGSSRVQVGVLQTTGSVVPVESATANRVYARETGYTFQLDVEKPSSGGDGGTAAYKYPAGLSSYTAGTVVEGTDGLLYRCKPFPYSGWCKGAAAYYAPGTGSHWQDAWERVP; this is encoded by the coding sequence ATGTTCCCAGCAATCCGGAAGTCGCTTGCGTCGTTGCTCGTCGTGTCGAGTGTGCTGTCCGCCAGTCCGGCCCTGGCGCATGGCTCCATGGAGGTGCCCCTCAGCCGCGTCTACAGCTGCTTCAAGGAAGGGCCGGAGACGCCGAAGTCCGCCGCGTGCAAGGCCGCCATCCAGGCAGGAGGAACCCAGGCGCTCTACGACTGGAACGGAGTGCGTCAGGGCAATGCGAATGACAGGCATCGCGAAATCATCCCGGACGGGAAGCTGTGCAGTGCGGCGAACGAGAGCCACAAGGGGCTGGACCTGGCGAGGGCGGACTGGCCGTCCACGCTCATCGCCCCGGACGCCAGCGGGCGCTTCGAGTTCGTCTTCCATGCGACCGCGGTCCACGCCACGGGGTACTTCCGGCTCTACGTGACGCGGGAGGGCTACAACCCCGCGCTGCCGCTGAAGTGGTCGGACCTGGAGGCGAATCCCTTCTGCACGGTGACGAACGTCTCCGCCCAGAACAACCGCTACCGGCTGAGCTGCCCGTTTCCGCAGGGGAAGACAGGCTCGCACGTCGTCTATGGCATCTGGCAGCGCTCCGACAGCCCGGAGGCGTTCTATGCCTGCACCGACGTGAGGTTCAGCGACACGCCGCCTCCGCCTGTTTCCTGGAAGGAATTGGGACAGCTTCAGGCCCGCGAGGACCTGCCCTCCGGGAGCAAGGTGACCTTCCGCCTGTTCGACGCCGCGGGCGGTGACGTGGAGTCCCATGTCCTGGCGCTGGACGGCGCGGCGAGCACGGCGGCCAGCTGGATGTACCGGCTCGCGCAGCGGGTGAACACGGGCTCCAGCCGCGTGCAGGTGGGCGTGCTCCAGACGACGGGGAGCGTCGTCCCCGTGGAGAGCGCGACGGCCAACCGCGTCTATGCGCGCGAGACGGGCTACACGTTCCAGCTCGACGTGGAGAAGCCCTCCAGCGGCGGAGATGGCGGCACGGCCGCGTACAAGTACCCGGCGGGCCTCTCCAGCTACACGGCGGGGACCGTGGTGGAGGGCACGGACGGACTGCTCTACCGCTGCAAGCCGTTCCCCTACTCCGGCTGGTGCAAGGGCGCGGCGGCGTACTACGCGCCGGGAACGGGGAGCCACTGGCAGGACGCCTGGGAGCGCGTGCCCTGA
- a CDS encoding DUF7305 domain-containing protein yields the protein MKRHWGLSLLLAGTTLSASCTQGDLVATLRSPDGGGLEVPSEDAGPPDGGEPVDGGNPFDAGVPPDSGVPPDWTAYCAGRGPPIVVGDTGASVCSGQLAERTFRKALCTCERLALSASLETDAFRGSLAPYQPGGAGGDVGVNGSLSANDTVSVGGTLQVGGDGGIQLGRPLTVGGALYSGGPLSGSTVSATVTGTARVRGDVALASLTVGGSLSVPPEYTLGPVQAAEVLREPVDAVMPCACEAASQVDVAALVAHHSLDNDNAAIGLDAAALEGIQGERTLELPCGRFHLTRITGTGRATLVIRARTALFIGDAVDLGDGLTVDVRPPGELDLFIGGSVAVAGPLTLGSADMPSRTRVYVVGSSVLALSAGSVLAGNVYAPGALLSLSGNAEVFGSVFVRHLESSGTLRLHYDADVLDAGVECPGN from the coding sequence ATGAAGCGGCACTGGGGCCTCTCCCTGCTGCTCGCGGGCACCACCCTGAGCGCCAGCTGTACCCAGGGCGACCTGGTGGCCACCCTCCGCTCGCCCGACGGTGGAGGACTCGAGGTGCCCTCCGAAGACGCCGGCCCGCCGGATGGCGGCGAGCCTGTCGACGGCGGCAACCCATTCGACGCAGGCGTGCCTCCCGACTCCGGCGTGCCTCCCGACTGGACGGCGTACTGCGCGGGACGCGGTCCGCCCATCGTCGTGGGAGACACCGGCGCGAGTGTCTGCAGCGGCCAGCTCGCGGAGCGGACCTTCCGCAAGGCGCTCTGCACCTGCGAGCGGCTCGCGCTCAGTGCGTCTCTGGAGACCGATGCCTTCCGGGGCTCGCTGGCTCCGTATCAGCCGGGCGGCGCCGGTGGTGATGTCGGAGTGAACGGGAGCCTGTCCGCCAACGACACTGTCTCCGTGGGCGGGACGCTCCAGGTCGGCGGTGACGGAGGCATCCAACTGGGGCGCCCGCTCACGGTGGGCGGAGCGCTGTACAGCGGCGGTCCCCTCAGCGGGAGCACCGTCTCCGCGACCGTCACGGGCACGGCCCGCGTACGAGGAGACGTGGCGCTGGCCTCCCTCACCGTGGGCGGCAGTCTCTCGGTTCCGCCGGAGTACACGCTGGGCCCGGTGCAGGCCGCCGAGGTGCTCCGTGAGCCCGTCGACGCCGTGATGCCCTGTGCCTGCGAGGCCGCGTCCCAGGTGGATGTCGCCGCGCTCGTCGCCCATCACTCGCTGGACAACGACAACGCGGCCATCGGCCTGGATGCGGCGGCACTGGAGGGCATCCAGGGCGAGCGCACGCTGGAGCTGCCCTGCGGGCGCTTCCACCTCACGCGCATCACCGGCACGGGGCGCGCGACGCTCGTCATCCGTGCGCGCACCGCGCTCTTCATCGGTGACGCGGTGGACCTGGGCGATGGCCTCACGGTGGACGTGCGGCCACCCGGAGAGCTGGACCTGTTCATCGGGGGGAGCGTCGCCGTGGCGGGGCCGCTCACGCTGGGCTCCGCCGACATGCCTTCGCGGACCCGCGTGTACGTCGTGGGCTCCAGCGTGCTCGCCCTGTCCGCGGGCAGCGTGCTGGCCGGCAACGTCTACGCGCCCGGCGCCCTGCTGAGCCTGAGCGGCAACGCGGAGGTGTTCGGCTCGGTGTTCGTGCGGCATCTCGAGTCCTCCGGGACGCTCCGGCTCCACTACGACGCGGACGTGCTCGACGCCGGTGTCGAGTGTCCGGGCAACTGA
- a CDS encoding tetratricopeptide repeat protein, translated as MSPVREEGDALLDDLLAPLDGEAGPARRISRQKSAALVGAVLAAVAVEEAASARQPIRKPKRPPMWLMAGALVLTGAAAATVWRFAFSEPMSEPREAVRPVVRPAPAGAPVAAEGTPPGVSPASPGDDVAAVEAPVPAPVTPAGSSEASPKKATPPTRLPRRDAPSQALSTVAPEDLLRKANELRAGGRWKEADALYVRVIRAEPASLASYVARVASGSLRLEHLGDARGALRHFQEALRLQPQGVLGQEARHGIAEAYRALGDAAAEARALESFLASHPDSPLGKTARARLRELSAP; from the coding sequence ATGAGCCCGGTGCGAGAAGAGGGGGACGCGCTCCTGGATGACCTGCTGGCGCCGCTGGATGGAGAGGCGGGCCCGGCGCGCCGCATCTCCCGGCAGAAGTCGGCCGCGCTCGTTGGCGCCGTGTTGGCGGCGGTGGCCGTCGAGGAAGCGGCTTCAGCCCGGCAACCCATCCGGAAGCCGAAGCGGCCCCCCATGTGGTTGATGGCGGGGGCGCTCGTGCTCACGGGAGCCGCGGCCGCGACCGTTTGGCGGTTCGCGTTCTCCGAGCCTATGTCGGAGCCTCGGGAAGCGGTGCGGCCTGTCGTGCGGCCAGCTCCAGCGGGTGCCCCTGTCGCGGCGGAAGGGACTCCGCCAGGGGTGAGTCCGGCTTCGCCCGGTGACGATGTCGCGGCGGTGGAGGCTCCGGTGCCCGCGCCCGTCACGCCAGCAGGGTCCTCCGAGGCTTCCCCGAAGAAGGCCACACCGCCCACGCGCCTGCCACGGCGGGATGCGCCCTCGCAGGCCCTCTCGACGGTTGCTCCGGAGGACCTGCTCCGCAAGGCCAACGAGCTCCGGGCCGGTGGACGCTGGAAGGAGGCGGACGCGCTGTACGTACGCGTCATTCGCGCCGAGCCCGCGTCCCTGGCGTCCTATGTCGCGCGGGTTGCCTCGGGCTCGCTCCGGCTGGAGCACCTGGGTGACGCGCGAGGCGCGCTGCGCCACTTCCAGGAAGCGCTCCGGCTCCAGCCCCAGGGCGTGCTCGGTCAGGAAGCCCGTCACGGCATCGCGGAGGCGTACCGGGCGCTCGGCGACGCGGCGGCGGAGGCCCGGGCGCTGGAGTCGTTCCTGGCGAGCCACCCCGACTCTCCGCTCGGCAAGACGGCCAGGGCCCGGCTGCGGGAGCTCTCCGCGCCATGA
- a CDS encoding sigma-70 family RNA polymerase sigma factor, whose translation MSEMRSSGSYATVAPREAEDPRIQAAIQGRREATESLLMELLPRVRNLVRYLVRGDADVDDIAQEGLIALMRGLPTYRSEGRFHAWADRVVARATFAWLKRSRGREARHADEPAELVAVPSEDAQPDEYVHRRDMVTLLDKLSTEQRHAMVLHHVLELSVPEISTELGIPFETVRSRLRLGRAALRALASAGEGEG comes from the coding sequence ATGTCGGAAATGAGGAGCTCGGGCTCATATGCGACCGTTGCCCCCCGCGAGGCGGAGGACCCTCGCATCCAGGCGGCCATCCAGGGACGGCGCGAGGCGACCGAGTCCCTGTTGATGGAGTTGCTGCCGCGTGTGCGCAACCTGGTGCGCTACCTCGTGCGGGGCGACGCGGACGTGGACGACATCGCGCAGGAAGGGCTCATCGCCCTGATGCGCGGGCTGCCTACGTACCGGAGCGAGGGCCGCTTCCATGCGTGGGCCGACCGCGTGGTGGCGCGAGCGACATTCGCCTGGCTGAAGCGCTCGAGGGGACGCGAGGCCCGGCACGCGGATGAGCCGGCGGAGCTGGTCGCGGTGCCTTCGGAGGATGCGCAGCCGGACGAGTACGTCCACCGGCGGGACATGGTGACGTTGCTGGACAAGCTGTCCACGGAACAGCGGCACGCGATGGTGCTGCACCATGTGCTGGAGTTGAGCGTGCCGGAGATCTCCACGGAGCTCGGGATTCCTTTCGAGACCGTGCGCAGCCGGCTCCGGCTGGGGCGTGCGGCACTGCGTGCGCTCGCGTCGGCGGGGGAGGGGGAGGGATGA
- a CDS encoding glycosyl hydrolase family 18 protein: MRRSSWAWGLIATALSVAGCSPDVTATESTEESRQTAPLEAEWAVGVFYPVGTRVIYGGRIYECRQAHTSQADWTPLAVAALWLDVGASGGGTDAGTGGGTDAGTGGDVIAPTANLSANATRFTAAGTLTLTATATDNVGVTKVEILQNGAVVATGGQYSRAFSAAAQNGTYIYEVRAYDAAGNVGTKTVSVVVEIGGPPPGNKRIIGYFTAWGIYARNYQVANVPASKLTHINYAFSNITSDGKCVLGDSYADIDKGGGWPGEWDAGALRGNFRAFKELKRTNPQLKLLISVGGWSWSTYFSRVAATAASRSAFVKSCVDLYIRGQFPGVTPANGAGVFDGIDIDWEYPVSGGLPGNIYSPADKQNYTLLMQEFRSQLNAVTAQTGQAYLLTIASGASPDLLANRMETKKLSDVLDWINVMSYDYHGAFESTVNFHSPLNRVTGDPGAVDGFYSDGSVAKMLELGVPASKIVLGVPFYGRGWGSVPNVNNGLFQSGVPTKGTWDDGSSGLTGVFDFKDIKANYERAGSGYTKFFHPESKEAYVYNPSTRVWIAYDDTQSMGAKSDYILSKGLGGAMFWELSGDDGSLVEALYQKLH, encoded by the coding sequence ATGCGTCGCAGCAGCTGGGCCTGGGGCCTGATTGCCACCGCTTTGTCCGTCGCAGGTTGCAGTCCGGACGTCACCGCTACCGAGTCCACCGAGGAGTCCCGGCAGACGGCCCCGCTCGAAGCGGAGTGGGCGGTCGGCGTCTTCTACCCGGTGGGCACGCGCGTCATCTACGGCGGTCGCATCTACGAGTGCCGGCAGGCCCACACCTCGCAGGCGGACTGGACGCCGCTCGCGGTGGCCGCGTTGTGGCTCGACGTGGGGGCCTCGGGCGGCGGCACCGATGCGGGCACCGGCGGCGGCACGGATGCGGGCACTGGCGGTGACGTCATCGCGCCTACCGCGAACCTCAGCGCCAACGCCACGCGCTTCACGGCGGCGGGCACGCTGACCCTGACGGCCACCGCCACGGACAACGTGGGCGTGACGAAGGTGGAGATTCTGCAGAACGGCGCGGTGGTGGCCACGGGCGGCCAGTACAGCCGCGCGTTCTCCGCCGCGGCCCAGAACGGCACGTACATCTACGAGGTGCGCGCGTACGACGCCGCGGGCAACGTGGGCACGAAGACCGTCTCCGTCGTCGTGGAGATTGGCGGCCCGCCACCGGGCAACAAGCGCATCATCGGGTACTTCACCGCGTGGGGCATCTACGCGCGCAACTACCAGGTGGCCAACGTCCCGGCCTCGAAGCTCACGCACATCAACTACGCGTTCTCCAACATCACCTCGGATGGGAAGTGCGTCCTCGGGGACTCGTACGCGGACATCGACAAGGGCGGCGGCTGGCCGGGCGAGTGGGACGCCGGGGCGCTTCGTGGCAACTTCCGCGCGTTCAAGGAACTGAAGCGGACGAACCCGCAGCTCAAGCTCCTCATCTCCGTCGGTGGCTGGTCCTGGTCGACGTACTTCTCGCGCGTGGCGGCCACCGCGGCCTCGCGCTCGGCGTTCGTGAAGTCCTGCGTGGACCTGTACATCCGTGGCCAGTTCCCCGGCGTCACCCCGGCCAACGGCGCGGGCGTGTTCGACGGCATCGACATCGACTGGGAGTACCCCGTCAGCGGCGGCCTGCCGGGCAACATCTACAGCCCCGCGGACAAGCAGAACTACACGCTGCTGATGCAGGAGTTCCGCAGCCAGCTCAACGCCGTCACCGCGCAGACGGGCCAGGCGTACCTGCTCACCATCGCCTCGGGCGCGTCGCCGGACCTGCTCGCGAACCGGATGGAGACGAAGAAGCTGTCCGACGTGCTCGATTGGATCAACGTGATGTCCTACGACTACCACGGGGCCTTCGAGAGCACGGTGAACTTCCACTCGCCGCTCAACCGCGTGACGGGTGACCCCGGTGCGGTGGATGGCTTCTACAGCGATGGCTCGGTGGCGAAGATGCTGGAGCTGGGCGTGCCCGCGTCGAAGATCGTCCTCGGTGTGCCGTTCTACGGGCGCGGGTGGGGCAGCGTGCCCAACGTGAACAACGGCCTCTTCCAGAGCGGCGTCCCCACGAAGGGCACGTGGGACGACGGCTCCTCGGGGCTGACGGGCGTGTTCGACTTCAAGGACATCAAGGCGAACTACGAGCGTGCCGGTTCCGGGTACACGAAGTTCTTCCACCCGGAGAGCAAGGAGGCCTACGTGTACAACCCCTCCACGCGGGTGTGGATTGCGTATGACGACACCCAGAGCATGGGCGCCAAGTCGGACTACATCCTGAGCAAGGGCCTGGGCGGCGCGATGTTCTGGGAGTTGAGCGGCGACGACGGCTCGCTCGTCGAAGCGCTCTACCAGAAGCTGCACTGA
- a CDS encoding (2Fe-2S) ferredoxin domain-containing protein, protein MPPPFKRHVFVCTNRRPEGNPKGCCASKGAEEVRAAFKEELDKRGLKGGMRANAAGCLDTCAFGVSVVVYPEGTWYGGVKVEDVPEIVDQHLVNGRPVERLMMPFSRKEKAEG, encoded by the coding sequence ATGCCTCCTCCCTTCAAACGACACGTCTTCGTCTGCACCAACCGCCGCCCGGAAGGGAACCCGAAGGGGTGTTGCGCCAGCAAGGGCGCGGAGGAGGTGCGCGCCGCCTTCAAGGAGGAGCTCGACAAGCGCGGCCTCAAGGGCGGCATGCGGGCCAACGCGGCCGGGTGCCTGGACACATGCGCCTTCGGCGTCTCCGTCGTCGTCTACCCGGAGGGCACCTGGTACGGCGGCGTGAAGGTGGAGGACGTGCCGGAAATCGTCGACCAGCACCTCGTCAACGGCCGCCCCGTGGAACGGCTGATGATGCCGTTCTCCCGCAAGGAGAAGGCGGAGGGCTGA
- a CDS encoding vitamin B12-dependent ribonucleotide reductase — protein sequence MDKELSSKPSVNGKERRNGRKGRAAATGLTVERFFTTPGVDPADELAWEYRSASITGEDGKAVFEQKNIEVPKSWSMLATNVVASKYFRGTPGTPERETSVRRLVARVVDTLTQWGVQGGYFANDTVRETFHAELTHLLLRQKASFNSPVWFNVGVEAQPQCSACFINSVEDNMDSILTLARTEGMLFKYGSGTGSNLSTIRGSKELLAGGGTASGPVSFMKGFDAFAGVIKSGGKTRRAAKMVILNADHPDILEFIRCKSAEEKKAWALIDAGYDPSFNGEAYSSVFFQNSNNSVRVTDDFMKAVVSDGAWTTKAVRDGRPLDTYRARDLFREIAEAAHLSGDPGLQFDSTVNGWHTCSGTARINASNPCSEYMFLDDSACNLASLNLMHFRTIDGDFDVTAFRHAVDIMLMAQEIIVGFSRYPTERIEKNSHDFRPLGLGFANLGALLMATGLPYDSPAGRNYAGAITSLMCGEAYAMSARLAEKKGAFAGYAKNADPMLGVIRKHRKAAYNIAPEGVSEDLYEAQKEAWDAALALGEEHGFRNSQVTVLAPTGTIGFMMDCDTTGIEPDIALIKYKKLVGGGMLKIVNQTVPLALEKLGYPQTQAQDIISYLDKQETIEGAPFLKAEHLPVFDCAFKPARGQRSIGWMGHIQMMEACQPFLSGAISKTVNMPSNATVEDIEKAYLEAWKRGLKAIAVYRDGCKRTQPLNTSKDAVKDTKARVAEPAVQPAVKPEPRAVRRRLPDERRSITHKFSIGGHEGYLTVGMYEDGTPGELFIVMAKEGSVVSGLMDSFATSVSLALQYGVPLKVLVDKLSHTRFEPSGFTGNPAIPIAKSITDYIFRWLELKFLPKQDESEDAVLAPVEVAPAQAALPAEVVSAPPPVSGLRATWLNQADAPPCHTCGAIMVRSGACYKCGNCGATSGCS from the coding sequence ATGGACAAGGAGCTGAGCTCGAAGCCGTCGGTGAACGGGAAGGAGCGACGCAACGGGCGAAAGGGGCGCGCGGCGGCTACGGGACTGACCGTGGAGCGCTTCTTCACGACGCCGGGCGTGGACCCCGCGGACGAGCTGGCGTGGGAATACCGCAGCGCCAGCATCACCGGCGAGGACGGCAAGGCCGTCTTCGAGCAGAAGAACATCGAGGTTCCGAAGTCCTGGTCGATGCTGGCGACGAACGTCGTGGCGTCGAAGTACTTCCGCGGCACGCCGGGCACGCCGGAGCGCGAGACGAGCGTGCGCAGGCTGGTGGCGCGCGTGGTGGACACCCTCACCCAGTGGGGCGTGCAGGGTGGCTACTTCGCCAACGACACGGTCCGCGAGACGTTCCACGCGGAGTTGACGCACCTGCTGCTGCGGCAGAAGGCGTCGTTCAACTCGCCCGTCTGGTTCAACGTGGGCGTGGAGGCGCAGCCGCAGTGCTCCGCGTGCTTCATCAACAGCGTGGAGGACAACATGGACTCCATCCTCACGCTGGCGCGCACGGAGGGCATGCTCTTCAAGTACGGCAGCGGCACGGGCAGCAACCTGTCCACCATCCGCGGCAGCAAGGAGCTGCTGGCCGGCGGCGGCACCGCGTCCGGCCCGGTGTCCTTCATGAAGGGCTTCGACGCCTTCGCCGGCGTCATCAAGAGCGGCGGCAAGACGCGCCGCGCGGCGAAGATGGTCATCCTCAACGCCGACCACCCGGACATCCTCGAGTTCATCCGCTGCAAGTCCGCCGAGGAGAAGAAGGCCTGGGCGCTCATCGACGCGGGCTATGACCCGTCGTTCAACGGCGAGGCCTACTCGTCGGTCTTCTTCCAGAACTCGAACAATTCGGTGCGCGTCACCGACGACTTCATGAAGGCGGTGGTCAGCGACGGCGCGTGGACGACGAAGGCGGTGCGCGACGGCCGGCCCCTGGACACGTACCGGGCGCGAGACCTGTTCCGCGAAATCGCCGAGGCGGCGCACCTGAGCGGCGACCCGGGCCTGCAGTTCGACAGCACCGTGAATGGCTGGCACACGTGCTCGGGCACGGCGCGCATCAACGCGTCCAACCCGTGCTCGGAGTACATGTTCCTGGACGACTCGGCCTGCAACCTGGCGTCCCTGAACCTGATGCACTTCCGCACCATCGACGGCGACTTCGACGTCACGGCCTTCCGGCACGCCGTGGACATCATGCTGATGGCGCAGGAAATCATCGTCGGCTTCTCGCGCTATCCCACCGAGCGCATCGAGAAGAACAGCCACGACTTCCGCCCGCTGGGCCTGGGCTTCGCGAACCTGGGCGCGCTGCTGATGGCCACGGGCCTGCCGTACGACTCCCCCGCTGGCCGCAACTACGCGGGCGCGATCACGTCGCTGATGTGCGGCGAGGCGTACGCGATGAGCGCGCGACTGGCGGAGAAGAAGGGCGCGTTCGCCGGCTACGCGAAGAACGCGGACCCCATGCTGGGTGTCATCCGCAAGCACCGCAAGGCGGCGTACAACATCGCGCCGGAGGGCGTGAGCGAGGACCTGTACGAGGCGCAGAAGGAGGCCTGGGACGCGGCGCTGGCGCTCGGCGAGGAGCACGGCTTCCGCAACAGCCAGGTGACGGTGCTGGCCCCCACGGGGACCATCGGCTTCATGATGGACTGCGACACCACCGGCATCGAGCCGGACATCGCGCTCATCAAGTACAAGAAGCTGGTGGGCGGCGGCATGCTGAAGATCGTCAACCAGACGGTGCCGCTGGCGCTGGAGAAGCTGGGCTACCCCCAGACGCAGGCGCAGGACATCATCAGCTACCTGGACAAGCAGGAGACGATTGAGGGCGCTCCGTTCCTGAAGGCCGAGCACCTGCCGGTGTTCGACTGCGCCTTCAAGCCCGCGCGCGGCCAGCGCAGCATCGGGTGGATGGGGCACATCCAGATGATGGAGGCGTGCCAGCCGTTCCTCTCGGGCGCCATCTCCAAGACGGTGAACATGCCGTCGAACGCCACGGTGGAGGACATCGAGAAGGCGTACCTGGAGGCCTGGAAGCGCGGCCTCAAGGCCATCGCCGTGTACCGCGATGGGTGCAAGCGCACGCAGCCGCTCAACACGTCGAAGGACGCGGTGAAGGACACCAAGGCCAGGGTGGCCGAGCCCGCGGTCCAGCCGGCCGTGAAGCCGGAGCCCCGCGCGGTGCGGCGGCGCCTGCCGGACGAGCGCCGGTCCATCACGCACAAGTTCTCCATCGGTGGCCACGAGGGCTACCTGACGGTGGGCATGTACGAGGACGGGACGCCGGGCGAGCTGTTCATCGTCATGGCGAAGGAGGGCTCGGTGGTGAGCGGGCTGATGGACAGCTTCGCCACCAGCGTGTCCCTGGCGCTCCAGTACGGCGTGCCGCTGAAGGTGCTGGTGGACAAGCTCAGCCACACCCGCTTCGAGCCGAGCGGCTTCACCGGCAACCCGGCCATCCCCATCGCCAAGTCGATTACCGACTACATCTTCCGCTGGCTGGAGCTGAAGTTCCTGCCGAAGCAGGACGAGTCGGAGGACGCGGTGCTGGCTCCGGTGGAAGTGGCGCCGGCGCAGGCGGCCCTGCCCGCCGAGGTGGTGTCCGCGCCGCCGCCCGTGTCGGGGCTGCGCGCCACGTGGCTCAACCAGGCGGACGCCCCGCCGTGCCACACGTGCGGAGCGATCATGGTGCGCAGCGGTGCCTGCTACAAGTGCGGCAACTGCGGCGCCACCAGCGGCTGCAGTTGA